One genomic window of Salvelinus alpinus chromosome 9, SLU_Salpinus.1, whole genome shotgun sequence includes the following:
- the zpd gene encoding zona pellucida glycoprotein d isoform X1 — translation MALKFNLKVNCCGIYQVFLVLVVIFCCDCVFGICTVTHCTDTTKCLISLDKSSCKCAVGYYGDLCDKVATINVMCGKDYITIMVNEDFFQYYKVPMESLHLKNESCRAQKEVMSDVPYYIVRISKDQYISCGGKPLEKNITHIAYALTLMTAPQVYGNIIRDPMIKIEYTCIYPYIRTVSLPYPIIPFSSETVMRMGELDAKVEMALFTDHTYTEAFQSSPLIHLRDRVYVEIKVMELEDVFHLRVNECWATQSPKPNQTDGSVHTLLRNGCVNDKTVTFLNTTMGANGEASTIRYSFDMFRFVVEPHDLYLHCTVRLCSLDDDEPCIPECKSITKRAAVRGDPTQGLLSYGPIRIDIPDRPQSNLLLLMVPMAGIWVLGLFLLALITIAKAGNRRLSQLANC, via the exons ATGGCGCTCAAATTCAACTTGAAG GTTAATTGCTGTGGAATTTACCAGGTATTTTTGGTCCTCGTGGTCATTTTCTGCTGTGACTGTGTCTTTG GAATATGCACTGTCACACACTGCACTGACACAACCAAGTGTTTGATATCCCTCGACAAAAGCAGCTGCAAATGTGCTGTTGGCTACTATGGAGACCTGTGTGACAAAG TTGCAACCATCAATGTCATGTGTGGCAAAGACTACATTACTATCATGGTGAATGAGGACTTTTTCCAGTACTACAAAGTACCTATGGAGTCTCTGCACTTGAAGAATGAGTCTTGTCGTGCCCAAAAGGAGGTTATGTCTGATGTCCCATACTACATAGTACGGATATCAAAGGATCAGTACATTTCCTGTGGTGGTAAACCACTGGAG AAGAACATCACTCACATTGCATACGCTCTAACTCTCATGACGGCCCCTCAAGTTTATGGAAATATAATAAGAGACCCAATGATAAAAATTGAGTACACGTGTATCTACCCATACATCCGCACTGTCAGTTTGCCGTACCCCATCATCCCCTTCTCTAG TGAGACTGTGATGCGGATGGGTGAGTTGGATGCCAAGGTGGAGATGGCCCTCTTCACAGATCACACCTACACAGAGGCGTTCCAAAGCTCACCGCTGATCCACCTCCGGGACAGGGTGTATGTGGAGATCAAGGTCATGGAGCTGGAGGACGTTTTCCACCTGAGGGTGAATGAATGCTGGGCCACACAGTCCCCCAAACCCAACCAGACAGACGGCTCTGTTCACACCCTGCTGCGCAATGG GTGTGTGAATGACAAAACTGTCACCTTTCTCAATACGACAATGGGTGCGAATGGAGAGGCCTCAACCATCCGGTACAGCTTTGACATGTTCCGCTTTGTTGTGGAGCCTCATGACCTGTACCTGCACTGCACCGTGCGCTTGTGCTCCCTGGACGATGACGAACCCTGCATTCCT GAGTGCAAATCTATAACCAAGAGGGCAGCAGTGCGTGGAGACCCAACTCAAGGTCTACTGTCATATGGACCAATCAGGATTGACATACCAGACCGACCCCAATCTA ATCTGCTGCTGCTGATGGTTCCTATGGCTGGCATCTGGGTCCTGGGCCTCTTCCTCCTCGCCCTAATCACCATCGCCAAGGCAGGAAACCGACGACTGTCACAGCTAGCAAACTGCTGA
- the zpd gene encoding zona pellucida glycoprotein d isoform X2 encodes MALKFNLKVFLVLVVIFCCDCVFGICTVTHCTDTTKCLISLDKSSCKCAVGYYGDLCDKVATINVMCGKDYITIMVNEDFFQYYKVPMESLHLKNESCRAQKEVMSDVPYYIVRISKDQYISCGGKPLEKNITHIAYALTLMTAPQVYGNIIRDPMIKIEYTCIYPYIRTVSLPYPIIPFSSETVMRMGELDAKVEMALFTDHTYTEAFQSSPLIHLRDRVYVEIKVMELEDVFHLRVNECWATQSPKPNQTDGSVHTLLRNGCVNDKTVTFLNTTMGANGEASTIRYSFDMFRFVVEPHDLYLHCTVRLCSLDDDEPCIPECKSITKRAAVRGDPTQGLLSYGPIRIDIPDRPQSNLLLLMVPMAGIWVLGLFLLALITIAKAGNRRLSQLANC; translated from the exons ATGGCGCTCAAATTCAACTTGAAG GTATTTTTGGTCCTCGTGGTCATTTTCTGCTGTGACTGTGTCTTTG GAATATGCACTGTCACACACTGCACTGACACAACCAAGTGTTTGATATCCCTCGACAAAAGCAGCTGCAAATGTGCTGTTGGCTACTATGGAGACCTGTGTGACAAAG TTGCAACCATCAATGTCATGTGTGGCAAAGACTACATTACTATCATGGTGAATGAGGACTTTTTCCAGTACTACAAAGTACCTATGGAGTCTCTGCACTTGAAGAATGAGTCTTGTCGTGCCCAAAAGGAGGTTATGTCTGATGTCCCATACTACATAGTACGGATATCAAAGGATCAGTACATTTCCTGTGGTGGTAAACCACTGGAG AAGAACATCACTCACATTGCATACGCTCTAACTCTCATGACGGCCCCTCAAGTTTATGGAAATATAATAAGAGACCCAATGATAAAAATTGAGTACACGTGTATCTACCCATACATCCGCACTGTCAGTTTGCCGTACCCCATCATCCCCTTCTCTAG TGAGACTGTGATGCGGATGGGTGAGTTGGATGCCAAGGTGGAGATGGCCCTCTTCACAGATCACACCTACACAGAGGCGTTCCAAAGCTCACCGCTGATCCACCTCCGGGACAGGGTGTATGTGGAGATCAAGGTCATGGAGCTGGAGGACGTTTTCCACCTGAGGGTGAATGAATGCTGGGCCACACAGTCCCCCAAACCCAACCAGACAGACGGCTCTGTTCACACCCTGCTGCGCAATGG GTGTGTGAATGACAAAACTGTCACCTTTCTCAATACGACAATGGGTGCGAATGGAGAGGCCTCAACCATCCGGTACAGCTTTGACATGTTCCGCTTTGTTGTGGAGCCTCATGACCTGTACCTGCACTGCACCGTGCGCTTGTGCTCCCTGGACGATGACGAACCCTGCATTCCT GAGTGCAAATCTATAACCAAGAGGGCAGCAGTGCGTGGAGACCCAACTCAAGGTCTACTGTCATATGGACCAATCAGGATTGACATACCAGACCGACCCCAATCTA ATCTGCTGCTGCTGATGGTTCCTATGGCTGGCATCTGGGTCCTGGGCCTCTTCCTCCTCGCCCTAATCACCATCGCCAAGGCAGGAAACCGACGACTGTCACAGCTAGCAAACTGCTGA
- the LOC139584442 gene encoding matrix metalloproteinase-15-like, whose protein sequence is MGERGRIKMASLWRSASPGLWKQIMASIVLLLCNRLVANADEVPFNAESWLRRFGYLSQASRQMSTMQSSQILSNAVSDMQRFYGLEVTGEMDQATLKAMRRPRCGVPDKSVEQAENGVRRKRYALTGQKWDKNHLTYSIMNTTPKVGEVRTLEAIRRAFEVWERVTPLSFEEIAFQDIPNSSQDALDIILLFASGFHGDMSLFEGEGASLAHAYYPGPGMGGDTHFDADEPWTLDNHDPSGIDLFLVAVHELGHALGLGHSDNPNAIMAPLYQYMDTKIFSLPEDDRNGIQKIYGSPDNAPTQDPPATADDDTAPNQDPTTTAPPDLDSTTTAPLDRAPTTTPDSPLETHPLTPTYTPDQPEPIPDPDPTVPWPDPVPVTPYIRRDEPRHPPKQPDHTAPNICDGDFDTVTMLRGEMFVFKGRWFWRVRRNRVLDNYPMPISVFWVGLPDDIDSGYERHDGKFVFFKGERYWVFREADMVPGYPQPLVEYGQGIPTDRIDTAIWWEPTGYTYFFRGDRYWLFDEESRTGDRDYPKPVSRWGKVPSSPKGAFLSDDGAYTYFYKGSKYWRFDNQKMKDDPDYPRSILKDFMGCDGAPGMDPDTDDTVTGRKWPTVDQPKPQPPVGSDPDEVDRETNKDYTNDVDYEPDVKDKGVDVVVRMAENKAKVMTLIIVTVPLVLVLFILLLIYAIINTLQKKEAPRLLVHCKRSLQEWV, encoded by the exons ATGGGCGAACGAGGGCGCATAAAGATGGCATCTCTCTGGAGAAGCGCTTCTCCGGGGCTGTGGAAACAAATAATGGCCTCAATCGTCTTGCTCTTGTGCAACAGGCTTGTTGCCAATGCGGACGAAGTCCCTTTCAACGCAGAG TCGTGGTTGCGGAGGTTTGGCTACCTGTCTCAAGCCAGCAGACAGATGTCAACCATGCAGTCCTCTCAAATCCTGTCCAATGCCGTCAGTGACATGCAGCGCTTCTATGGCCTAGAGGTCACTGGAGAGATGGACCAAGCCACACTGAA GGCCATGAGAAGGCCTCGCTGTGGAGTCCCAGACAAATCTGTTGAGCAGGCTGAGAATGGTGTGAGGCGGAAACGCTACGCTCTCACTGGCCAGAAGTGGGACAAGAACCATCTGACTTACAG CATTATGAACACCACCCCAAAGGTTGGTGAGGTTCGGACACTGGAGGCCATCCGCAGAGCTTTCGAGGTGTGGGAACGCGTGACTCCACTGAGCTTTGAAGAGATCGCTTTCCAAGACATCCCCAACAGCAGCCAAGACGCGCTAGATATCATACTGTTGTTTGCATCTGGTTTCCATGGAGACATGTCTCTGTTTGAGGGCGAGGGGGCGTCTCTGGCTCATGCCTACTACCCAGGGCCCGGGATGGGCGGAGACACGCACTTTGACGCAGATGAACCCTGGACCCTTGACAACCACGATCCATCAG gtattGACCTCTTCCTGGTTGCGGTGCATGAGCTGGGCCATGCTCTGGGTCTGGGGCACTCTGATAACCCCAATGCCATCATGGCTCCCCTTTACCAGTACATGGACACAAAGATCTTCTCACTCCCAGAGGATGATAGGAATGGAATACAGAAGATATATG GATCTCCAGACAATGCTCCCACTCAGGACCCACCCGCCACCGCTGATGATGACACCGCCCCAAaccaagaccccaccaccactgcTCCTCCTGACCtagactccaccaccactgctcctctagaccgagcccccaccaccacccctgaTAGTCCCCTTGAGACACACCCCCTCACCCCTACCTATACCCCAGACCAACCAGAACCGATACCCGACCCAGACCCCACCGTCCCCTGGCCTGATCCAGTGCCGGTGACCCCCTACATCAGGAGGGATGAGCCTCGTCACCCCCCAAAGCAGCCAGACCACACTGCCCCCAACATCTGTGACGGGGACTTTGATACGGTCACCATGCTGCGAGGGGAGATGTTCGTCTTCAAG GGTCGCTGGTTCTGGAGAGTTAGAAGGAACCGTGTCCTGGACAACTACCCAATGCCCATCTCGGTCTTCTGGGTTGGACTACCTGATGATATAGACTCTGGTTATGAACGGCATGATGGAAAATTTGTATTTTTCAAAg GGGAGAGGTACTGGGTATTCAGGGAGGCTGACATGGTGCCTGGTTACCCCCAGCCCCTGGTAGAGTACGGTCAGGGCATCCCCACAGACAGGATCGATACAGCCATCTGGTGGGAGCCCACCGGCTACACATACTTCTTCAGAGGAGACAG ATACTGGCTTTTTGATGAAGAGTCCCGCACCGGTGACAGAGACTACCCGAAACCTGTCTCCAGGTGGGGCAAGGTCCCATCCTCTCCTAAAGGAGCCTTCCTCAGCGATGATGGCG CTTACACATACTTCTACAAGGGCTCCAAGTACTGGAGGTTTGATAACCAGAAGATGAAGGATGACCCAGACTACCCCAGATCCATCCTTAAAGACTTTATGGGCTGCGATGGAGCCCCGGGCATGGACCCAGATACAGATGACACAGTTACAGGCCGCAAGTGGCCAACAGTGGACCAGCCAAAACCACAACCACCAGTTGGCTCAGACCCGGATGAGGTGGACAGAGAGACCAATAAGGATTACACCAACGATGTGGATTATGAACCTGATGTGAAGGACAAAGGGGTGGATGTAGTGGTGAGGATGGCTGAGAACAAGGCCAAGGTTATGACCCTGATCATAGTGACCGTGCCCCTGGTCCTGGTGCTGTTCATCCTACTATTGATCTATGCTATTATCAACACCCTGCAGAAGAAAGAGGCGCCCAGACTTTTGGTCCACTGCAAACGATCCCTGCAGGAGTGGGTTTGA